The segment attaagtgaaattagctcaatttagagtaattagtaaaaaggactaaattgaataagaggtaaaatttgaattatagagtaatagaaaataaaaaggactaaaatggcaattaagccatttatATGAAATGAGGCGGCATGTATGCattaaaatctaagatttttgttttaattatttatatataaatatatatatatataaaccttaTCACAAAGGAATCTTAAAGGCCATTCAAGATTATTACGAGAGCATCCTCAATCCTTCAGAATGGTCTCAAGAGTACCTGTGGTATTGTAGTCAAATTAATCTTTCAAAGATGAATCAAGAATAAGAAGATAATGAGGATATGAATGAATACACAAACATGATAGCAAATAGTGAAGATTCCATGGACAGTGCTCAATATCCCCACTCAAATGCCAACAGCTGAAAGCAGTATACCTATGATTAGCTACTGTTTGCTTTATGTAATAATGTCTATAGTATTGTTTGCTTTATGTAGTACTATTTGCTTTATGTAATAATGTCTATAGTACTGTTTGCTTGAGGAAATAATGACTATAGTACTGTCTACTTTTTGCTATTTTATTGTATTACCTCTCCTTCAGCTATAAAAAGGGATGATATTGGTTTGTAAGGATGATTGAATCTCTTTTGAATAAGATATCAGTGTGTTCTATCATCCATGGCTTCTAAATTTTCTCTATTTCTCTAAGTCTTATTCTTTTCAGAAATCCATAAATGAGTTAACAACAAATTACAATAGAGTATGCTTTGTGCTTGCCATATAATGGATCCTGCACAACAGAAATATTGAAATTCTGATCAATGATAGCAATATTGTTGAGGATAATATATGACTATTGAATTAAGGGTTTGTAGCTAAAAGGCAGTGCCTGTTTGAATGACCTAAGAGAAGAGGTCTGTGTTTTGGCATAGTATACTTGCTACAAATTCTTCTTTCTTGCAATCTCTGTGCTTATCCTCACCTgtattggtatcagagtcaagtttgGTTAAACAACTCATTTACAAGTATTTGTTAAGATAGTAAGATTTAGAGAAAACTTTTTCAATGACTGATAAAATGTTAGCAAGACCTTCAACTTCTTCCACTTCTATTTCTATGCTTGAATTCCCTCTCAAACCTCATTCAGCAAAAAAGATTTCATCTCTTTATGAGATAGAATATCTTGATGAACGAGATAAAGTTTAGCATACTGATCTTCCTACTGTAAATCCTTATGCAGCATATAGAAAAACTCAATTTTCTCCTGTCAGATCTATTAGAACTTTGATAAAAAGGTTCTTCTAAACAAGTAAGAGAATACATTCAAGCCTCAATGTTTAATAGTTATCCTATTACTGCAACTTCTCCAAAACAATTTGTTACTCTAGAAATTCTAGCAGAATTTCTAGTAGAATGGGCTCGCGAAGGATATACTCATATCCATTTTGGAGCTATTCGACTAGCTCTAAATTATCATGGTATAGTTGGAAAACCTGTGGTAGCAAGGATTGCATTATTGGATTCTAGATATTTGGATTATCAAAATGCTTGTATTACTACTATTGAAGCAACTTTGAACTCAGGCCTTGTAATGGTCACTCTATTTCCCAATTTCACCATAGCATTAGCAGATCCCAACCTAACCATAGCTTTAAAAGTCCAGATCTAGATCGCAGGAGCACCACAAGTGGCATCAGCTATTGCTGCAACTCTCCACTACCAAATTGTCTACAGGATTCAAGACTATGCTTTCAATATGTCAAGACATGGGACAAATGATTCTCTATTTATCTCAGTAAACACAAATGATCAACCTCATTGTGTTTATGTTCCAATAAAGATTCCCAAGAAGGAACTAATCAAACTCCTTCCAGAAAAATGGATTACCAGCTATGAACAATTGCTTGAGCATAGCCAACCAATTCAGTCCACTATAAGCAAAATTACatgtgtaataatatgtataatacaattgtaataaaagtattatttattaagtaggtatttattatttattatgaataagttaaagatatttattagataaataattaaaattataagatttttggtatgaaaaacaaattagataatgacatttgtaataatatgaatatatacatttgtattatcattatgtatttacttatattttaagttaaagatatttattaattaaatattgatattataagatttttatttgttaaataaataaaataaagacaaatagATGGTAATAATTGTGTACAAATGTACAAAGAtacatgtatacaaatgtattaattatattattattaaatagatattttataattattaaattaacttaaatataaatataaaataaagcacgaaagtataaataaataaacaaaacaaacaaaagaagcagaaagaaacagagaaagccatTCGAAAgtgggaaagaaaagaaaaagagaaattaaGGTTTAAAAGcttgaagtttaattggtaagtttaatcaagtccttttcttataaatttgatgtttttggaatcctagagtgAAATACTCTTggatttaagttgaaattttgaaagttaatagatttttgagtagggtttatgttgaacaaatgatggaattgggggtttatttgatagaaactttgattggaattgaataaaggattgaattgtaaactaagctataagttttgagttttagggattaaattgaaataaattcaaaattatgaaaatatgataaaaattaaatagcTAAATGTGAGTTTGGCAAGAAATTGAGTAGCAAAaaggtatgaattgagaaagaaaaatatataggtttagttaggattaaattggaattaaagtaaaagttagataaaaatttcagcaattaAATTGTGCTGTGTTaatgattgtgaaattatttGAATTGTTCGTAGCTAATATCGAGCTGAAGCATTGgtccaaaaagaaaaagaaaatatcatcgaagattaaatccgaagagaattctggtttgtatcactataattcaaactttatcattattatgtgtttaatttactAATCatgtgtggtaagtattttaaggtaagtgtttagtaaaattataaatttatgattGGGCACTGAAATTGAGACTGATACTGAACTGAATTATGGAATACTGAATATTGTTTTGAGTACTGGATTGAATTGTGAAGTTACTGAATATTGTTATGTATACTGCATTGAACTGTGAAATTACTAAAGTAATCAATTACTGCAATACTGTGAAACTGATTGAAATAAGGAATTATATTTGATACCGAACTTAGATGGAAATTGTactgaaaagtgaattaaataccctattaactagtcgggctagtcggatatagttggcatgccataggatatggaagagtacgggttttttCTGACTTACTAatcaggcacttatgtgccgactactgttactgttaccaatttgacactttgtgtgtcgaatcatTTCTTATCACGTACGATtcagcactttgtgtgttgaatctCACACTATTATCGCTATTGCTACCGTTCTCGATTATTGTTCGTCTCGTGTGCCGttaaggcacaatgtgccgtactggtgtgatGGTTGGAATCTGTGTATCCACCGAGTCCAAGTCAAGTTAATAGggataaatgaaataaatttactgataaaactaaatttgaatgatatgacATATGTGAAAGatgagaattgaaataaagaaataagaatggtatatatattcaaatgataacataaaaagattaaattgttcaTTAAGTAATGATAATTGTAACgtaaaagtatgtgtgtgatttaatggatttaattataaattgaatttATAGTGATACCAGAGTAtatgcatactcagcgtacggttgtagAAGTCAAGTGCTGTACTAGCATCCAAAGCCAGACCCGACTTCAGCAaacttttggtgatgtatattttcttttggtaatgtggcatgtacataggatgtgtataaaggttattatgttttgaatataaatacTTAAAATGTTAGTATTATAATTCTAAAATTATAATGAAAAagtttatccatttcaatttaattagtacattgataaatttagattgatattatattgattaagtttgaTTAGAAGGTATTTAGAATAGAAAATGAGTATGTGAAATGAGTTGGTTGAATTAGTTATGTTTGAAATGGATACGGTTTTAATTGgagggggttttatgtaaaaataagcagaaatgctgtcgaaatttataaaaaaaaatttcggaGTGCTTGAATGAGTCCCGTTTCACTTTTAATACATGTTTTAGGCTTCGAGAGTTCATTATAGGGACTTAGatattaaattatactatgaatgttattttatttgtaaattattcgtaagttgtctgatatctccagtaatgcttcgtaaccctgttccagtaACGGttcggggttagggggtgttacattatcagTAAATTTCTTTTTAAGTTACCTAcctataaaaagttacaaaatagtcacccACTACATTAGTAAACTTTTTTTCGTCacctaattatgaaaaatttcaaaatgaTCACTTAACTATTTAATTGTCTTTTTTTCTTACTCATCTATCTTGGATTTCCAGGTGTTTCCATTTTTTATGTTAGCTAATTCGTGATCggaaaagataaaattgaatagttgggtgaccaaaaaagaaatttactaatactTGGgtaaccattttgtaactttttatagttgggtgaccaaaaaattaaatttactaatagatgagtgactattttgtaacttttcatagttgggtgaccaaaaaaatttactaatagttgaaTGTCTTCTAATGTAGTTTACctttacttaaattattaaattatgacacattcacaatgaaataaatatatttataaaaataatttaaagattAAATGAAGTTTTTTGTTGAAATAGTAAAGACATTGAAAATTATGGTGTTTTAGGTTTGAATCCCATTAAGCATATTTTTCTAGATTTCACATTATTTGAAATGACAAAAATATCTCcacaataatattaattattttacaaaAGGAAGTGTTTTTTTGACAATTGCTCAACAACGTTGAGACTTGAGACTTGATTTGAAATGACTAGGGCATACATGTCAAATATTAATGAGGCCACGTAATGTCATTTAGTTTAGgtatcaaattgaacattaaaactAATCTCAGATACTAAATAATATATCAaacttatataaaatatatattcctATTATGTCAATTAAGGATGATTTAATCACTTAGTGTTAGGTGTAAATTATATACTCATGTATTATTACATTGTGTAATAGTAAAATACATTGTAATATTACTGAGAGAAGTtaagtttgaattttgaaaatgatattaataaaagagACATCCACAAACTTGAAAATTTAGTCTCCATAGAACATAAAATACGTTGGTtcttaaaaattagaataaattaGTTGAATTTCAAACAAACCtcatggttaattattttttaaaaatcatatatattttatacataaaaCAATAACCGATAAAGATAAAATAAGAGACAAAAGTAAACCCCGTGTGATCTGAGTTTGAGTTACGTTTATTGTTCGAGCTTTaccttattattataattaaaaaaaaagacaaaagcaAAAGTGATTAGGGCCAAATTGGTTTAAATTGGTTcatcattaaaaaattatataatattttaaagtttttaactaAATTAGAAATAAAGTATGCTAAAAAATAGAATACTTAAATTTGTTAtattaaaactaaaaattaaataaaaataaattttatttgaatttcaaTAGTCACACCTTTTTCATCAACGAAtccaaaattgaaaaaatatatatttaattgaaccaaatttaattaagaaaatgGAACTCTAAACCCCAtcattcaaattattatttttgttcttttctcCATCCTAACCTAAGTTTAATTCACGTAACTAGCAGTAATGTAGAGGAAGGCTAATATgactaaaattatataaaaatattatataacatTATAATTTATCACACCTACTTTGTGgtgaaaattaataaattttaatatatattatataaatataaatatatattaaaataataataatattagatatatactttaaaagaaaaattaaataatattttaagtgGATGATTATTTTAAGAGGTAGGTATTTATTATAAcctaaaagtcttaaatatttctattttaatatagtaatttaACTTTGAGGTGTATTATGACTATTGAATATTAACTcgattgatatgaatattattaTTAAGGTAGGAAAAGGATATAGGCTTAATTGGTATGAGTATTATTAATATGGGCATTACTATAATTAACATCTCCATGGGGTTAGAGAGTTCTTAGTGAAGCATAAGTATATATGCCGAAATTAAACATTGcagcaaattttttttttgttttgaataTAGCAGGTATTTAATTTTTGTTCTAAGAGAATTAAAATGATCTTATATTTACAATTAGAGACTtgaaatgaattaatattcaaATGAAAAATCAGGATACAACCATACATGCTTTGCCATGTTGGAGAATAAAAAAGATGGTCCTATTTCTTCCTTATAAAAGGAACTTGAGATTAGCCATCAAGAGTGGTGCAAGTAGAGTTGCCCACCATCTTCCTACCAATGGGTTTAAACCATTTGCTTTGTTCTTGCAAACAAGCTTGTGATCATGATATGTGCATACTGGTTGATTCCTGGATTTAATCGAAACATCAGACAAAAAGTTTTCAGTTCAAAAATCACCAATTAAAAGGAGATTGTAAAATGGGTTGCCTTCATTATTAGTTCCAAAATAGGACAGTTTCGATTTCTAAACTTGAAGCTTAACTCGGTTTGAGTTCGATATTTAATCGGGAAAAGATACGAACCTGGTTGAGCAGAAGGTGATGACATAATCTGCACCAGAACAAGTGAAAATACTAGTAGGATCATCATATGCATAACTATAGGAAGTAGGGCATGCAGACTTGAAAATGTTGGAATAATATGTAGGTCGACAAGTTGAAGGGTTTCCATATGTCCCTCGGCAACAATATTCGTCGGTGTCAAACACGTCGCATGCGCTTCGGCAAGCTATAACCTTCCCTTTGGCCTTGACAGCGAGTTCGGAAGGGCAATTATGCCTGACGTCAGAGTTACATCCAGCAGTGGAGCAATTTCCCTTACCGTTTATCGGTGTAACGGATAGTGGCAGATTGAATCCGTCAACGAGGCTAACATCGTAAAAATCAACAGTAGCAAGTGTAAACTCAGCGAGTGATACCGGGGTTTTGCCGGCAGCTCCGCACTTAAGGGTTTGGGCACAGTCCCCTGTTTGGCATGGACCATTTCCATTGTCGTCGAACTTGCAACCAGTTCGACCCCATATGCGGCCACTCCAGCCAACCGGGGCGTCAAAGACGACAGATTGGTGTGATTTTAATTCAAGACCTCCACCATTAAAGCTTTCACCAGGGATAATTCCAGGCCAGATAGTATCCTTGCAATTGTTTATAATGGTGAAGGTTCTTGCACATTCATACACTTTTGCCCCTGCCAAAGTCCAAGAAATAGAAAATATCGGAAAGAACTTAGAATCGCTATTTAAATGGAATAAAGCTATGTGTGGATACACTGTAACATTGTTATAAAGAATGGAAGAGAATTTATGAATACCTGATGAAAGCATGAGCAGTATGAACAAAAGAGGTAAAAGCTGATCCATTTGGTGGTTTTATCTGTTTGAGGAATTTGCAGTaagtatatatagagagagagacaTTTAAAGCAAAATGGGGGATGAAGAATACGTGCAAAGGTAACGTAGTAACCAGGAAGAGTTGAAGTTGAATAGGCATTAACCGGTCATAGGAAGGCTTTTCCATAGAAGGTAGGCTAACGTGATTCTTTCCCTAATCCTTTTCCGCAAGTTTATTCAGGTTCCCatcttattttataataattgccACCCTACCTTCTCTTTTTTGTTGCTTTATTGGATTAATATTTTCTGACAATATTCTACTTCTGCTACCTCAAAACTTAAAACTTGTTTTAACACATACATTACTATAAGATTCCTTTAAATATATGCAACAATGTTCACAGGCTTGGACTGATTCACACATGATTCACATCTAATGTTTTGGATCAACTTAAGACGGTGGAGGCCTAAATAAACCAAACACCAAACTATTTTCGAACCCTAAATATTAGtatcaaaattttgacatttcttatttaagttttaaatttataattttaaaatataattattctaGTAATTATATATATCTTTTGCTTACATTATATATGTTGATACTAGAATCAACAAGAGAGGAAATAAAGAGGTTATGGTAGTCTAACGAAGGTTAGCTCACTTTAACAAGTGAAGAGttaaagaaagaaaatagaaagaagaaGGAGACCGTGAAGGTTAAAGAAGTTACTTGTTGAGAATAAGTGCTTAAGGATTGCTTAGGGGAAGAAGATCTTTTTCTCATCATTTGGGAGGGTGAGATCCTTTTATCCTTTATTGGTAATGTAGCAAGGTGGTTACCATCATAGTGTAAATAAGGTACATGCATAGTGGGGCTTGTTCTATTATGTGTTTTAATAGAATACGAGGTCATTATGCTTATGTGAGATCTTGAAGAGAGTGTTCATATTAGGAggtatatttataataaaaaacgAAATTGTGGTGAGCTGATAGCCTAATGAAAGGGGATGCTATCTTCTACCAACAGTTGAGGACATCTTGACGGATGGGAGGTGAAGGACTATCTTAAAACATCCATTTGATGCTTTTTGGGAGTACCACGTGTTTAGCCTAGAAGAaggtataataatatatattctaTATCAACTTAatgatgaaaaataaacaagttaataaatattttaaatatttatattaaaatatatgatatttttttattttatataaataacattatatatataaatataaaacaaaCAAACTATAAATTTGAAAAGAGTCTATATTAAAATtgagtttaatttatattttaaatgaatatagtttttcaattcaaatctatttttcaattttttaaaaaattgctcACAATGTAtttgataataatattaaaataaattatattattaaatttagaaatatttaaaGCTACTTTATTTTAAAACTGATAAGATCTTCTGTATGTATTGTTGTATAGTATTTTCATTTTCAGTCACACATAAGTATTTCAAACAGAGGTGAAAAAGGCCAAAGCTAATCCATTCACAATTCAGCGACACCAGTCAAACACTCCAAACGGATAAACCACCAAATTTTCCAAACCCTCAGATCCAATCCAATTCCTCTTTCTACCCTCCGATCTTTATCCCGCATCAAACACGAAAATAGCCGCCCCCAATATTCTTGGCGCAGCCAATAAATCCAcacagaagaaaagaaaaaaaaaaaaaaaggccccGGTGGAGAGACTTATTTACTTTAGGAATTTTCTAGAACCTTCTCGAAGGCAATGGCTGAGGCGACCAGCACCGAGAGATCCACTGGCACAGTCAAATGGTTCAGCGCCCAGAAATGTTTTGGTTTCATAGCTCCCGACGACGGAGGCGACGACCTTTTCGTCCACCAAACCTCTATTCTTTCCCAAGGCTTTCGTACACTCTCCGATAACCAACCCGTCGAGTTCTTCGTTGATGTCGGTGAAGATGGCCGAGCTAAGGCCGTTGATGTAACTCCTATGCCTCGACCTCGCCGTCCTTCCCGCGGCGGTGGAAGAGGAGGATATTTTGGCGGCAGAGGTAGAGGAGGTGGTGGTTACAGGAGAGGAGGTTATGGTGGTGGCGGTGGCGGAGGTAGCGGCGCTTGTTATAATTGTGGGAGGACGGGGCATATAGCCAGGGATTGTTATCAAGGTGGTGGAAGTGGAAGTACGAGATACAGTGGCGGCCGTGGAGATGGTGGTGGAAATAGAAGATACGGTGGCGATAGCGGTGATGGACGAGGAGCTGGGGGACGATGTTTTAACTGTGGAGATGAAGGCCATTTTGCAAGGGATTGCCCTAACAAATAATTCAGAAAACAAAACCGGACATTTCCTATAATATTTTGTGAGTATAAGTTTTTCTTTTACGGTGTTTTGGAAAGGGGTTTATCAGCAAAAGAAGAAGAAACCGGAAAGTTGTCTATTCTTTCCGATCAGGCTTACTTTTCCCGATTCCGATTGATCTGGTAACATCTTTAAAAAAAAGGTCCATTGTTTTGTATAATGTGTTGTAATTGTTGTTATTCTCTTAATTCTTATCGATTCTTCTTTCTTTAATCCTCTATTCCTAGTCTTTGCATTGACAGTATGAACGGGCAATCATTTGTCTTCCTTGAAGcagatttcttttatttttcatgttCGCTGTTATTTACTATCGATTGCTTTTAGTTTTTACTGTTTGATGcttgaaatatataatatatatgcaaataggtataaattaatttttatatcctACATTAAACACTAAATATATCTTTAGTTGATCTGATAAAAGATTTTCTCATTAGTGCGACAACTTTTCATGAGCCACTCCTCCACCAGTTGATGATTAGATATGATTTGACAGATAATATCTGTTATTTAACCTTGATGTTAGtgttaactcttaattgatgctatttatattttattactaaaaaaagtaaatatattcttttactaaaatttaatcaattttactattaaaattagTCTTCATATGTCAAAAGTCACTTGTAACTGTTAAATTATTTCGTTagtcatattaatttttaataataaaataatttttaataaaaataattaatttattatttcatcTAATATGTAAAgatcaaattatttatttttaaataaaaaacaaaatgcAATTTAGAAAATTAAACATACATGTCATGGAACACAGTAACATAGGATAAAATGTATTGGCAtattgtggtttttttttttttcaatctcgtAGATATTGTAATTTGGTTGTTATGGAAGGTACATTGAAGAGGGAAAGAAAGACATTCATGAGATTTGCGGGTCTCCACTTTGTTGTTAGCAGCATTGTGTTATGAGCATCTTAAAAAGTGCATGTTGAAGGGCTCAACTGATGTGTTTCCTTTTGAAAAGGATGAGGATTGAGGACCATATAATCCTTATCTTGCTTTATAACATTTTGAGAGGTTGCTGTTTGATTGGCGGAGATTACATATACGGTCACAAGATTTAGTATACCCTCTTAATCTTAAGGTTTAAATCATTTTTGGATATtgaatttagtaatttttttttcaaattagacTTTGAATTTGATAGTTATTTTATATCGAGGTTTATTTTTTTGTGTCTAAATTAGCTCATGAACTTGGTAAGTGTTCCCACATTGgggcttaaatttttttttgccaatctagtccctaaatatttctttgaaaacttTAAAGTTCAAGCCTCAATATAAGAATAATTGTCAAGTTCAATAATTAATTTGGGCAAAAAAAAAGTTAAAG is part of the Gossypium arboreum isolate Shixiya-1 chromosome 5, ASM2569848v2, whole genome shotgun sequence genome and harbors:
- the LOC108452512 gene encoding pathogenesis-related thaumatin-like protein 3.5, with protein sequence MDQLLPLLFILLMLSSGAKVYECARTFTIINNCKDTIWPGIIPGESFNGGGLELKSHQSVVFDAPVGWSGRIWGRTGCKFDDNGNGPCQTGDCAQTLKCGAAGKTPVSLAEFTLATVDFYDVSLVDGFNLPLSVTPINGKGNCSTAGCNSDVRHNCPSELAVKAKGKVIACRSACDVFDTDEYCCRGTYGNPSTCRPTYYSNIFKSACPTSYSYAYDDPTSIFTCSGADYVITFCSTRNQPVCTYHDHKLVCKNKANGLNPLVGRWWATLLAPLLMANLKFLL
- the LOC108451989 gene encoding cold shock protein 2-like, coding for MAEATSTERSTGTVKWFSAQKCFGFIAPDDGGDDLFVHQTSILSQGFRTLSDNQPVEFFVDVGEDGRAKAVDVTPMPRPRRPSRGGGRGGYFGGRGRGGGGYRRGGYGGGGGGGSGACYNCGRTGHIARDCYQGGGSGSTRYSGGRGDGGGNRRYGGDSGDGRGAGGRCFNCGDEGHFARDCPNK